One segment of Nodosilinea sp. PGN35 DNA contains the following:
- a CDS encoding resolvase: MTPDSPFASNPAAGAAPSPASGWTGAAEDPVPLLSVDAVQKYLNRSRASVYRYANTDPDILNPPYDQTKLNPEVRRDKDAPLEFRPQEVRRFAEEVLGLHPTIQVQTPEETITHGLMRQMLQELRAIRQLLEERGR, translated from the coding sequence ATGACCCCCGATTCGCCCTTCGCCTCCAACCCCGCCGCCGGAGCGGCTCCGTCTCCAGCCTCCGGTTGGACGGGGGCCGCCGAAGACCCGGTGCCGCTACTGTCGGTGGACGCCGTGCAGAAGTACCTCAACCGCTCGCGGGCCTCAGTGTACCGCTACGCCAATACCGACCCCGACATCCTCAATCCCCCCTACGACCAAACTAAGCTCAACCCCGAAGTGCGCCGCGACAAAGACGCTCCCCTGGAGTTTCGCCCCCAGGAAGTGCGCCGCTTCGCCGAAGAAGTGCTGGGCCTCCACCCCACCATTCAGGTGCAGACCCCGGAAGAGACGATCACCCACGGCCTGATGCGACAGATGCTGCAAGAGCTGCGAGCAATTCGCCAGCTGCTGGAAGAGCGGGGGCGGTAG
- a CDS encoding inorganic diphosphatase, which yields MDLSRIPAQPEPGLINVLVEITGGSKNKYEFDKDLNAFILDRVLFSSVKYPYDYGFVPNTLADDGDPLDGMVLMDEPTFPGCVIAARPIGMLEMIDGGDRDEKILCVPAADPRYASVKSLDDVAPHRLDEIAEFFRSYKNLEKKVTEILGWQNVDKVAALVDQCVAAAK from the coding sequence GTGGACTTATCTCGAATTCCGGCTCAGCCCGAGCCTGGACTGATCAACGTGCTGGTGGAAATCACGGGCGGCAGCAAAAACAAGTATGAATTTGACAAAGACTTAAACGCCTTTATTCTCGATCGCGTGCTGTTTTCGTCGGTGAAATATCCCTACGACTACGGGTTTGTGCCCAACACCCTGGCCGACGACGGCGACCCCCTCGACGGCATGGTGCTGATGGATGAGCCCACTTTCCCCGGCTGTGTGATTGCGGCGCGGCCCATTGGCATGCTGGAGATGATCGACGGCGGCGATCGCGACGAAAAGATTCTCTGCGTGCCCGCCGCTGACCCCCGCTACGCCAGCGTTAAGTCCCTGGATGATGTAGCCCCCCACCGCCTCGACGAAATTGCCGAGTTCTTCCGCTCCTACAAAAATTTGGAGAAGAAGGTGACCGAGATTCTCGGCTGGCAGAATGTCGATAAAGTAGCGGCCCTAGTC
- a CDS encoding FAD-dependent oxidoreductase, with amino-acid sequence MKGDRKRPQGRIRRIQWRHLSGLAAAMFGVGAIAGLTASRWSPTPSPGAGGDITPALRLRNVPQPLVFNGRPQVDPLPAFDEVWECQVAVIGGSLGGVAAAAHAMASGATTCMIEVAPWLGGQISSQGVSALDESLRMRQANNLAPSWQRFRQLIKQQIATLPAWSPGGTERAVADINSCWVGSLCFPPQAGAQAAEQFLTDTNPSAPASRWATMTAFKGAEFDATGRRITAVYGVRRIPKDPSYIPQGRLSTELAEWYSWSPTAAFDRVPVKLQPPPGERMVVIDATDTGELVAWAKVPYRLGSESKATTGEPNAAAFDNPDCTQAFTYPFAVGIHDDGGDSLAALSRLQPTYGLHEHQSVFDLEGFPFFAGKSVFHYRRIVSQTRSNPYTDAPAPGDISMINWNRGNDWNWMDPPLILKAAELEASGQHQNWMGGLSQSALKFGEEHALMFARWLLETQAGPNYPLAYLYGADSPMGTLSGLSMVPYFREGRRIAGRAAYGQDEFMIRENDLRYDFPGQRNFGPTAVGLTHYAIDIHGCRYRNWHPSGDAVSAPAQEPRVKPVQIPLESLIPQGVDNLLIGGKAMAATHIANASTRIHYGEWQAGAAAGVTAGWLVSPNTPINDPPEVIPSGYLGALQEVMRVQGLRTSW; translated from the coding sequence GTGAAGGGCGATCGCAAACGGCCCCAGGGGCGAATTCGGCGAATTCAATGGCGGCATCTCTCAGGGTTGGCCGCCGCCATGTTTGGCGTTGGGGCGATCGCCGGGCTCACCGCATCGCGCTGGTCGCCAACCCCGTCGCCGGGGGCCGGGGGCGATATCACTCCGGCCCTGCGCCTGCGCAACGTACCCCAGCCCCTGGTCTTCAATGGTCGGCCCCAGGTAGATCCGCTGCCCGCCTTCGACGAAGTCTGGGAATGTCAGGTGGCAGTCATCGGTGGTTCCCTGGGCGGGGTCGCTGCCGCCGCCCACGCCATGGCCAGCGGTGCCACCACCTGCATGATCGAGGTCGCCCCCTGGCTGGGGGGGCAGATCAGCTCCCAGGGGGTCTCTGCCCTCGACGAATCGTTGCGCATGCGTCAGGCCAACAATCTTGCCCCCAGCTGGCAGCGGTTTCGGCAGCTGATCAAGCAGCAGATAGCTACCCTGCCCGCCTGGAGCCCTGGCGGTACTGAACGGGCGGTGGCCGACATCAACAGCTGCTGGGTGGGCAGCCTGTGCTTTCCACCCCAGGCCGGAGCCCAGGCCGCCGAGCAGTTTTTAACCGACACCAACCCCAGCGCCCCCGCCAGCCGCTGGGCCACCATGACCGCCTTCAAAGGGGCCGAGTTTGATGCCACCGGTCGCCGCATTACGGCGGTGTACGGGGTGCGGCGCATTCCAAAGGATCCCAGCTACATACCCCAGGGGCGACTTTCGACGGAGCTAGCCGAATGGTATAGCTGGTCGCCCACCGCCGCCTTCGACCGCGTGCCCGTTAAGCTACAGCCACCCCCCGGCGAGCGTATGGTCGTGATCGATGCCACCGATACCGGTGAACTGGTGGCCTGGGCTAAGGTACCCTACCGCCTGGGCTCGGAGTCGAAGGCTACCACGGGCGAGCCCAACGCCGCCGCCTTCGACAACCCCGACTGTACCCAGGCTTTTACCTACCCCTTTGCCGTCGGTATCCACGATGACGGGGGAGATAGCCTGGCCGCCCTATCCCGGCTTCAGCCCACCTATGGCCTCCACGAGCACCAGTCGGTCTTTGACCTGGAGGGATTTCCGTTTTTCGCGGGCAAGAGCGTGTTTCACTACCGGCGGATTGTCAGCCAAACCCGCAGCAATCCCTACACTGACGCTCCTGCCCCCGGCGACATTTCGATGATCAACTGGAACCGGGGCAACGACTGGAACTGGATGGATCCGCCCCTGATTCTTAAAGCCGCCGAGCTAGAGGCCTCTGGGCAGCACCAGAACTGGATGGGGGGGCTCTCGCAGTCGGCTCTTAAGTTTGGCGAAGAGCACGCCCTGATGTTTGCCCGCTGGCTGCTGGAAACCCAAGCGGGGCCGAACTATCCTCTGGCCTACCTCTACGGTGCCGACAGCCCCATGGGTACTCTGTCGGGGCTGAGCATGGTGCCCTACTTTCGGGAGGGTCGCCGCATAGCGGGTCGCGCCGCCTACGGCCAGGACGAATTTATGATTCGTGAAAACGACCTGCGCTACGATTTTCCGGGACAGCGAAACTTTGGCCCCACTGCGGTGGGCCTGACCCACTACGCCATCGATATCCACGGCTGTCGCTACCGCAACTGGCATCCTTCGGGCGATGCGGTCAGTGCCCCAGCCCAGGAGCCGCGGGTCAAGCCCGTGCAAATTCCGTTAGAGAGCCTAATTCCCCAGGGGGTAGACAATCTGCTGATTGGCGGTAAGGCAATGGCCGCCACCCACATTGCCAATGCTTCGACTCGCATTCACTACGGGGAGTGGCAGGCAGGGGCCGCCGCCGGAGTGACCGCCGGTTGGCTAGTGTCGCCAAATACACCGATCAATGATCCGCCGGAGGTGATCCCCAGCGGTTACCTAGGGGCGCTACAGGAGGTGATGCGGGTTCAGGGGCTCCGAACCAGCTGGTAA
- a CDS encoding histidine kinase, with amino-acid sequence MEGSSTSFDDVRVPLKLLLFIDKRPSLARQMRQIKQYLKTLETHFEFNLDVVDIGEQPYLAEHYKLVASPALIKISPAPQQMLAGSDIIHQLERWWPKWQQEHLDTLNLAEVGEADQFADSVTRHNNPLATSAEVMKLSDEIFRLNQTREELEAQLRFKDRIIAMMAHDLRNPLTAASIAVETLELGYAPNQTRNITLSPELTGQLLKHAKTQIRAINRMITDILKAARGASMELPIVPQEMNLASLCLEVVEAFQNRIQEKQQVLTTEIPQDLPTVYADGSQVKRVMANLLDNAIKYTPRGGQVSIVALHRTTQKVQVTVIDTGPGIPTENQDKIFEESYRLQRDVTQEGYGLGLALCQRIVRAHYGQIWVDSAPGDGSSFCFTLPVYRA; translated from the coding sequence ATGGAGGGTTCCTCCACTTCCTTTGATGACGTTCGGGTACCCCTCAAACTGCTGTTGTTTATCGACAAACGACCCAGCCTGGCCCGGCAGATGCGCCAGATCAAGCAGTATCTGAAAACCCTGGAAACTCACTTCGAGTTCAACCTAGACGTGGTTGACATCGGTGAACAACCCTACCTGGCGGAGCACTACAAGCTGGTGGCCAGCCCGGCGCTGATTAAAATTTCCCCCGCGCCTCAGCAGATGCTGGCGGGCAGCGACATCATCCACCAGCTGGAGCGCTGGTGGCCCAAGTGGCAGCAGGAGCACCTCGACACTCTCAATCTGGCAGAGGTCGGCGAAGCCGATCAGTTCGCCGATTCTGTGACTCGGCACAACAACCCCCTGGCCACCTCCGCCGAGGTGATGAAGCTCTCCGACGAAATTTTTCGGCTCAACCAGACCCGTGAGGAGCTGGAGGCCCAGCTGCGTTTCAAAGACCGCATCATTGCCATGATGGCCCATGACCTGCGCAATCCCCTGACAGCGGCCTCTATAGCGGTCGAGACCCTAGAGCTGGGCTATGCCCCCAATCAAACCCGCAACATTACCCTCAGCCCAGAGCTGACGGGTCAGCTGCTCAAGCATGCCAAAACTCAGATTCGGGCTATCAACCGCATGATCACCGACATTCTCAAGGCGGCTCGAGGGGCTTCCATGGAACTGCCCATCGTGCCCCAGGAGATGAATTTAGCGTCCCTCTGTTTGGAGGTGGTTGAGGCTTTTCAAAACCGGATTCAGGAAAAGCAGCAGGTTTTAACCACCGAGATTCCCCAGGATCTGCCCACGGTCTACGCCGATGGCAGCCAGGTCAAGCGGGTGATGGCCAACCTGCTGGACAATGCGATTAAATACACCCCTCGGGGAGGGCAGGTTTCAATCGTTGCCCTGCACCGCACCACTCAAAAAGTTCAAGTCACTGTAATTGATACTGGCCCGGGCATCCCCACTGAAAACCAGGACAAAATTTTTGAGGAGAGCTACCGCCTACAGCGGGATGTCACCCAGGAGGGGTACGGGTTGGGACTGGCCCTCTGCCAGCGCATCGTTCGAGCCCACTACGGTCAGATCTGGGTGGATTCGGCTCCCGGAGACGGCAGCTCGTTTTGCTTTACCCTACCGGTTTACCGCGCCTGA